In Lonchura striata isolate bLonStr1 chromosome 11, bLonStr1.mat, whole genome shotgun sequence, the following proteins share a genomic window:
- the NR2F2 gene encoding COUP transcription factor 2 isoform X1 yields MAMVVGAWRDPQDDVPGAQGTQPSQAPPVQGPPAGAPHTPQTPGPGGPPSTPAQTNPPSQQNQGDKQQQQQHIECVVCGDKSSGKHYGQFTCEGCKSFFKRSVRRNLSYTCRANRNCPIDQHHRNQCQYCRLKKCLKVGMRREAVQRGRMPPTQPTHGQFALTNGDPLNCHSYLSGYISLLLRAEPYPTSRFGSQCMQPNNIMGIENICELAARMLFSAVEWARNIPFFPDLQITDQVALLRLTWSELFVLNAAQCSMPLHVAPLLAAAGLHASPMSADRVVAFMDHIRIFQEQVEKLKALHVDSAEYSCLKAIVLFTSDACGLSDVAHVESLQEKSQCALEEYVRSQYPNQPTRFGKLLLRLPSLRTVSSSVIEQLFFVRLVGKTPIETLIRDMLLSGSSFNWPYMSIQ; encoded by the exons ATGGCAATGGTAGTCGGTGCGTGGCGAGACCCCCAGGACGATGTGCCCGGAGCTCAGGGAACGCAGCCTTCGCAAGCCCCGCCGGTGCAGGGACCCCCGGCCGGGGCCCCGCACACCCCACAGACCCCGGGGCCCGGGGGCCCTCCCAGTACGCCAGCCCAGACCAACCCGCCGAGCCAGCAGAACCAAGgagacaagcagcagcagcagcagcacattgAATGTGTGGTTTGTGGGGACAAGTCTAGTGGCAAACATTATGGCCAGTTTACCTGCGAGGGTTGCAAGAGTTTCTTCAAGCGGAGTGTAAGGAGGAATCTCAGCTACACTTGTCGTGCCAACAGGAACTGTCCCATTGACCAGCACCACCGCAATCAGTGTCAGTACTGCCGCCTCAAAAAATGCCTCAAAGTTGGCATGAGACGGGAAG CGGTCCAGAGGGGCAGAATGCCACCCACACAGCCAACTCATGGTCAGTTCGCCTTGACAAATGGGGACCCTCTCAACTGCCATTCCTACCTATCCGGATATATCTCCCTTcttctgagagcagagccctACCCCACCTCCCGCTTTGGCAGTCAGTGCATGCAACCCAACAACATCATGGGCATCGAGAACATTTGTGAACTGGCAGCTAGGATGCTCTTCAGCGCGGTGGAGTGGGCCAGGAATATCCCCTTCTTCCCAGACCTCCAGATCACAGACCAGGTGgccctgctgaggctgacctGGAGCGAGTTGTTTGTCCTCAACGCTGCCCAGTGCTCCATGCCCCTCCACGTAGCTCCgctcctggcagctgctggcctCCACGCTTCGCCAATGTCTGCTGACCGAGTGGTCGCCTTTATGGACCACATACGAATCTTCCAAGAGCAAGTAGAAAAACTGAAAGCATTGCATGTCGACTCTGCAGAATATAGCTGTTTAAAGGCCATAGTCCTCTTCACCTCAG ATGCCTGTGGTCTCTCTGATGTAGCCCATGTTGAAAGTTTACAGGAGAAGTCACAGTGTGCTTTGGAAGAGTATGTTAGGAGCCAGTATCCCAACCAGCCAACACGATTCGGGAAGCTATTACTACGTCTCCCCTCCCTTCgcactgtctcctcttctgtCATAGAGCAATTGTTTTTCGTCCGTTTGGTAGGTAAAACCCCCATAGAAACCCTAATCAGGGATATGTTACTGTCTGGCAGCAGTTTTAACTGGCCTTACATGTCCATTCAATAA
- the NR2F2 gene encoding COUP transcription factor 2 isoform X2 produces MQAIWDLEQGKYGFAVQRGRMPPTQPTHGQFALTNGDPLNCHSYLSGYISLLLRAEPYPTSRFGSQCMQPNNIMGIENICELAARMLFSAVEWARNIPFFPDLQITDQVALLRLTWSELFVLNAAQCSMPLHVAPLLAAAGLHASPMSADRVVAFMDHIRIFQEQVEKLKALHVDSAEYSCLKAIVLFTSDACGLSDVAHVESLQEKSQCALEEYVRSQYPNQPTRFGKLLLRLPSLRTVSSSVIEQLFFVRLVGKTPIETLIRDMLLSGSSFNWPYMSIQ; encoded by the exons CGGTCCAGAGGGGCAGAATGCCACCCACACAGCCAACTCATGGTCAGTTCGCCTTGACAAATGGGGACCCTCTCAACTGCCATTCCTACCTATCCGGATATATCTCCCTTcttctgagagcagagccctACCCCACCTCCCGCTTTGGCAGTCAGTGCATGCAACCCAACAACATCATGGGCATCGAGAACATTTGTGAACTGGCAGCTAGGATGCTCTTCAGCGCGGTGGAGTGGGCCAGGAATATCCCCTTCTTCCCAGACCTCCAGATCACAGACCAGGTGgccctgctgaggctgacctGGAGCGAGTTGTTTGTCCTCAACGCTGCCCAGTGCTCCATGCCCCTCCACGTAGCTCCgctcctggcagctgctggcctCCACGCTTCGCCAATGTCTGCTGACCGAGTGGTCGCCTTTATGGACCACATACGAATCTTCCAAGAGCAAGTAGAAAAACTGAAAGCATTGCATGTCGACTCTGCAGAATATAGCTGTTTAAAGGCCATAGTCCTCTTCACCTCAG ATGCCTGTGGTCTCTCTGATGTAGCCCATGTTGAAAGTTTACAGGAGAAGTCACAGTGTGCTTTGGAAGAGTATGTTAGGAGCCAGTATCCCAACCAGCCAACACGATTCGGGAAGCTATTACTACGTCTCCCCTCCCTTCgcactgtctcctcttctgtCATAGAGCAATTGTTTTTCGTCCGTTTGGTAGGTAAAACCCCCATAGAAACCCTAATCAGGGATATGTTACTGTCTGGCAGCAGTTTTAACTGGCCTTACATGTCCATTCAATAA